A genomic region of Zea mays cultivar B73 chromosome 6, Zm-B73-REFERENCE-NAM-5.0, whole genome shotgun sequence contains the following coding sequences:
- the LOC111589579 gene encoding uncharacterized protein, giving the protein MAAVLLPACRVSVASSSLALGFLPPSRVFFLRLAPFLLSRLARPCAAHRFTSSPLPLPSRSPRPAEFTPACNRGFRCAAFLLPGLCHARQIESRVVDLRSSCSAIDSAYVDLLIIMDSVSTSHHNSSS; this is encoded by the coding sequence ATGGCCGCGGTGCTCCTCCCTGCTTGCCGCGTTTCTGTTGCGAGCTCGTCCCTGGCGCTGGGTTTCCTCCCTCCATCGCGCGTCTTCTTCCTCAGGCTCGCGCCCTTCCTGTTGTCGCGCCTGGCTCGCCCCTGTGCCGCGCACCGCTTCACCAGCTCGCCCCTTCCCTTGCCAAGCAGGTCGCCGCGCCCAGCCGAGTTTACCCCTGCGTGCAACCGTGGGTTTCGCTGCGCAGCGTTCCTGCTCCCCGGCCTGTGTCATGCTCGCCAGATCGAGTCTCGCGTCGTCGATCTGCGCAGTTCCTGTTCGGCTATCGATTCCGCCTACGTCGATCTCCTAATTATCATGGATAGTGTATCGACGTCCCATCACAACAGTTCGTCGTAA